The Neptunomonas concharum genomic interval TAGTATCAACTGTGTGCTAGTGGAGATTTACGGTCTAAAATTAGCATTACCTTTGGAATATATCGAAGGTACGCAGCATATTAATATGCTCACATTGCAGCTTGATAACTTACACGATTGGATCCTAGGCAGTTTTGGTAGCCCTTTAAGCCTTACGCAAATCGTCGATACGGCTGGTTTTCTGATTCCTGATCGATATGATGCAACTAAGTCTCACTATAAAGAAGTCGTTGTCTTGGCGGGGCGTCGTTGGGCGATATCATGTGATGAGTTAGTGAAATCTATTAAAGTGCCGAGTGCCCGTATCAATATCAATACAGATAAAAAGAGTCGCCCTTGGTTACTTGGTACTTACATGCCGGAACGGTGTGCGATTGTTGATATTCCTGAGTTATTGGAACAACTAGAACGGGCGTTTCAATAGCAACAAAAACTGTTAATCTGTATTATCCCTTCAAGGTTAACGGGTGTGAAGTGGCGGAATCTAGTGTGTGGTTAGTTTATTTTTTATCTGTAGTGGTCGCTGTATTTTCAGCGCTAAGTGTCTATATGTTTATTCGACAACGTAAGCATGAACGTCAATACAAGGCTTTGATCAACGTACTCCGAAATGAAATACGTTCAATGACCGGAGGCTCTATAGGCATGGGTAAGCGACTCGTTGATATAGAACAGAGATTGAGCATTACGGTTGAAAAACAGTTAGAGCTTGAAAATCGTGACCCCGGTGAATTGGCCTACAATCAAGCGGCGCGTCTTATGGAAATGGGTGCAGATGTTGATGATTTAGTCAAAAACTGCGGTATAGGTAGACCAGAAGCTGAATTGATGGCACTTTTGCATAAGGAATTGCACGCGCACCAAGGATTAGAACATAAGCATTGATTACTGGCTTTTTGGATTCTTCAAATTGTAAGCAAAGGCAATAACTTCGGCGATCGCTCTATATAATTCTTCGGGTATTTCATCACCCAATTCAAGTCTGATTAAGACCTCTAATAGCTCAGGACTTTGGTGAACCAGCACGTCATTCTCTTGCGCTAGTTGTAATATTTGTTTGGCAATATCCCCATGGCCTTTAGCGACAAGGGTAGGGGCGCTAGATTTGTTAGCGTCATACTTTAAGGCAACGGCTGATTCTGAGCTGTTTTCTGCTTTCTTCATGTTTTTATATCTATTAGCTGTTTTGATAGGGTCTGTTTATCGGCGTTTGATTTTCCTGTCCGACAGGCTAGCAAAGGGTTACTAAAGCCTGATTTTTCTAATTGGGTTTTGAAAGAGTCGAGTTGTTGGCGAACATGTGATGCTGTACTGGCTTCTTCACAAATAAAAGCGGTTGTTAGCGTTTGGTGTTGCTGATTCAATGATATATCGACATCAATAGCGCCTGCTTTTTTTAAATCAAAATGTAATTGTACATTCCAGATGGTTTCGTAG includes:
- a CDS encoding DUF2802 domain-containing protein → MWLVYFLSVVVAVFSALSVYMFIRQRKHERQYKALINVLRNEIRSMTGGSIGMGKRLVDIEQRLSITVEKQLELENRDPGELAYNQAARLMEMGADVDDLVKNCGIGRPEAELMALLHKELHAHQGLEHKH
- a CDS encoding EscU/YscU/HrcU family type III secretion system export apparatus switch protein, translated to MKKAENSSESAVALKYDANKSSAPTLVAKGHGDIAKQILQLAQENDVLVHQSPELLEVLIRLELGDEIPEELYRAIAEVIAFAYNLKNPKSQ